A window of Fusarium falciforme chromosome 1, complete sequence genomic DNA:
TCCACGTCTTTGACTATGGCAACCTCCGGGAGAGCGCCACCGTGCGGCCCGGCCCCGCACTCACCCCGCCGTTTGACTCGCCCGTCGGCCGGATCGGGAGCCTCATCTGCTTCGACCTCCGATTTCCGGAGCCGGGTCTGCTGCTTTCTCAGCCGGGGCCAGGCAGCCCGTGGACCGGACGTCCCGCGCAGGTGCTAACGTACCCGAGCGCCTTTACGCTCCGCACAGGTGCCGCGCACTGGGAGACGCTGCTGCGAGCGCGGGCCATTGAGACGCAGAGTTACGTGGTGGCTGCGGCGCAGGTAGGACGGCACAACGAGAAGAGGGCCAGCTGGGGCCAGAGTATCGTTGCTGACCCCTGGGGCCGGGTcgtcctcaagctcaagggcgTCGTCTCCGACCCCAAAGATGTGCCCGAGGGGACAGCTGAAGAGGGCGCCGTGGGAGAGATTGGGTTCGTCGAGATTGACCTCGATGGATTGGAGAGGGTCCGGAAAGAGATGCCTCTTCAGCGGAGGACGTGAGTATCCCTTGCTGTCATGGTGTTGCGGCTGGATTGCTGACAGAACATACCAACAGAGATGTTTACCCCGAGTTGACCGCTCGCCATACTTGACCAGTAAAAGGAGGCATCTTGACCGCACTGTAAGGTCACGCCGCAAGGCAAACACAAACAGACGGGTCCAAATCCATGCTCGTTCCCAGAGAACCGGGCCAGCCAACGGGATCAGTTTCCGCTTGCGAGCGAGTTAGCGTAGAGAGAAATACAATGGGCCATCTCGACAAAGTACCATGCTGTCCCTTGTCTTGTCGGCGACCCAAGAGTCCAGCACCTTTTTGAAACTCGGCTCGAGGAGATTATCTTATCCACCAGACGTGCTGTGCTGGCTTGCTGCACCGAGCTGCCGGGACAGATTCACCGCCCTAGGTACCGACCTCTCGGGACAGCCGCACTGCCGGGGGTGTACGGCATATAGCAAACATCTCCCGGGGGGGTTGGCTAAGAGCGGTGTGCTTTTACTGCACGGAGTATAGGCTGAAGATTAGATGCAGAGCGGGGAGTATGCATCTTGTTCCCCTTGTCTCAACTTTTCTGCAAGGGATGTTGATTACGAAAACGAAATAGAGAAGAGGTGAACAAGTGCCGAGATGAAGATCTGTCGTCGTGGATAGTGCCAGCAAACTTCGCATTGCATATACGCCCAAAGGGCCGATCATGGGATGGGATAGAC
This region includes:
- a CDS encoding CN hydrolase domain-containing protein, translating into MTIAAVGQICSTASAKGNLEQCVRLVAKAARGGAKVLFLPEASDYIAPDGQTSLELAEPQQTSPFVKGLQDAAREHSVAVHVGIHHRPEPEPGAAVHRILNRALYIGADGAVVDSASYDKLHVFDYGNLRESATVRPGPALTPPFDSPVGRIGSLICFDLRFPEPGLLLSQPGPGSPWTGRPAQVLTYPSAFTLRTGAAHWETLLRARAIETQSYVVAAAQVGRHNEKRASWGQSIVADPWGRVVLKLKGVVSDPKDVPEGTAEEGAVGEIGFVEIDLDGLERVRKEMPLQRRTDVYPELTARHT